In Candidatus Desulfofervidus auxilii, one genomic interval encodes:
- a CDS encoding DnaB-like helicase C-terminal domain-containing protein encodes MKNLFEVEAAIIGAIIDRPELFLKLNEKLSPSDFSPQSRLIFTAIKELFSETGKVDFPSLLNKLNKKVDASVLKAIAEYGGFTVDVDNAAELLKKASLKRKLESALSGTLKQLSQNAEPEETARKLEYTLCQILSQKYRYNPEIPDLLTEYELFVRELKRNPWLPLPFTRIQQAIGGIIPGTFWILGGYTSRGKTSTVVELATYLLKKDAVVVHFSLEEERKLTVSRYLANLTGIPILAQLKEKLNGEAARTLEDAKTYLSSKSLYIYDDVFDLQDIYFRSQFVQTEKGKIDLIIIDYIQLVRIHGCRNLTEKMDAAAITFREISKRLNTTVIAISQIGREYTRESAAIGFKGSGGLEAACDIGLWIDPVPDKERQFYLKLRKHRLGPTGIFLMEFTNTFTSVREVNDKNTKNEFDKTPGQIETSIDESREFFEENLEEIDEY; translated from the coding sequence ATGAAAAACCTGTTTGAAGTAGAAGCAGCAATAATCGGAGCAATCATTGACAGACCGGAACTGTTCCTGAAACTCAATGAGAAGCTTTCGCCTTCTGACTTCTCTCCGCAGAGCAGGCTGATATTCACAGCAATAAAAGAACTATTTTCTGAGACCGGTAAAGTTGATTTTCCCTCTCTTCTCAATAAACTCAACAAAAAAGTTGATGCCAGTGTGCTTAAAGCCATTGCCGAATACGGAGGCTTCACCGTTGACGTTGACAATGCAGCTGAACTCCTGAAAAAAGCCAGCCTCAAAAGAAAGCTTGAGTCAGCACTTTCAGGAACACTAAAGCAGCTGTCTCAAAATGCCGAACCAGAAGAAACAGCAAGAAAGCTTGAATATACACTCTGCCAGATACTTTCGCAGAAATATAGATATAACCCGGAAATACCTGATCTGCTAACAGAATATGAACTCTTTGTCAGGGAATTAAAGAGAAACCCCTGGCTACCGCTTCCTTTCACAAGAATACAACAGGCAATTGGAGGAATTATCCCGGGAACATTCTGGATACTCGGAGGTTATACCAGCAGGGGCAAAACTTCAACCGTGGTGGAACTGGCAACCTATCTCCTCAAAAAAGATGCTGTGGTTGTCCATTTTTCCCTTGAAGAAGAGAGAAAATTGACCGTGTCAAGGTACCTGGCAAACCTTACAGGAATTCCCATTCTCGCACAGCTTAAAGAAAAACTGAACGGAGAGGCTGCCAGAACCCTGGAAGATGCAAAAACCTATCTTTCCAGCAAGTCCCTTTACATCTACGATGATGTTTTTGACCTCCAGGATATTTACTTCAGATCACAATTTGTCCAGACAGAAAAGGGTAAAATTGATTTAATAATAATTGACTACATTCAGCTAGTAAGAATTCACGGCTGTAGAAACCTTACGGAAAAGATGGATGCAGCAGCAATCACCTTTCGTGAAATATCAAAAAGGCTAAATACAACGGTCATAGCAATTTCACAGATAGGAAGGGAATATACAAGGGAATCGGCAGCTATAGGCTTCAAGGGAAGCGGAGGCCTTGAAGCTGCCTGTGATATAGGACTCTGGATAGACCCCGTGCCGGATAAAGAAAGGCAATTTTACCTGAAATTGAGAAAGCACCGGCTTGGACCAACAGGAATTTTCCTCATGGAATTTACAAATACCTTCACCTCAGTGAGAGAAGTAAACGATAAAAACACAAAAAATGAGTTTGATAAAACTCCAGGCCAGATTGAAACCAGCATTGACGAATCCCGGGAGTTTTTTGAAGAAAACCTGGAAGAAATTGATGAGTACTGA
- a CDS encoding CsgG/HfaB family protein — protein sequence MFFILCMIFVWSCGGNQATKVETAGPTVQQVVTYHGPKARIAVASFKCKAAWCQAQKLIHQQQKRGRWSGLFGKLIVRKTDEIAETAKGIGTGMSDMLTTALFRSGRFIVLERGEGLKSLKEEIDLSQTQYVNQSQAIKPGLLEGADILVIGAITEFEPAEGNVKGMAIPGFVPYVGGLSFQKKTAHVAVDIRLVDVRTGRIISAIKTEGKTSDWGVSGIGLAFTRNLPLAAGLSYFKNTPMEKAIRVMVDQTVNEIAKQIPESYYRYEDNTNQEPDVQTANQQQPENTRLQKSSVKKQKEIKR from the coding sequence ATGTTTTTTATTCTTTGCATGATTTTTGTCTGGAGTTGCGGCGGAAACCAGGCAACAAAGGTGGAAACCGCAGGACCAACAGTACAGCAGGTAGTAACATATCACGGCCCAAAGGCAAGAATCGCCGTTGCCAGCTTCAAGTGTAAGGCAGCCTGGTGCCAGGCTCAGAAGCTCATTCACCAGCAACAAAAGAGAGGACGATGGAGCGGACTTTTCGGAAAATTAATTGTAAGAAAAACAGACGAAATCGCTGAAACTGCAAAGGGAATTGGAACCGGCATGTCCGATATGCTCACCACTGCCCTCTTCAGATCAGGCAGGTTCATAGTGCTTGAAAGAGGAGAAGGTTTAAAGTCCCTCAAAGAAGAAATAGACCTCAGTCAGACGCAATATGTCAATCAGAGTCAGGCCATAAAACCCGGGCTTTTAGAGGGTGCAGATATCCTAGTAATAGGTGCAATTACTGAATTTGAGCCTGCTGAAGGTAATGTGAAAGGAATGGCCATACCGGGATTTGTGCCTTATGTGGGAGGATTATCATTTCAGAAAAAGACAGCTCATGTCGCCGTTGATATAAGGCTTGTGGATGTCCGTACCGGAAGAATCATCAGTGCTATAAAGACTGAAGGAAAAACCTCCGACTGGGGTGTATCAGGTATAGGTCTTGCCTTTACCAGAAACCTGCCTCTTGCAGCCGGGCTTTCCTACTTCAAAAATACCCCCATGGAAAAAGCAATCAGGGTGATGGTAGACCAGACTGTAAACGAAATAGCAAAGCAGATTCCAGAAAGTTATTACCGCTATGAGGACAATACCAACCAGGAACCAGACGTCCAGACTGCAAATCAACAGCAACCAGAGAATACCAGATTACAAAAAAGCTCAGTTAAAAAACAAAAAGAAATAAAAAGATAA
- a CDS encoding outer membrane beta-barrel protein, with the protein MKKLIMAVIVCLTFSTTAIHAETRISLGGNVGYFHYKETQYDTTLCKDYGFLPGVNAGVLFKEKAWWIRGTFDLNLTHGATYKGQTQTGEPLKFDNEHETIWTIEGNIGYTFAADLTWGILDITPYTGIGYRHWTRGEADAETGNYEEVYKWVFLPLGINVIYNSDTRPWSAGVDLAVLFPLSPKLDVHLHELDPAFEDVKLEPQWRPGFRIQIPLSYKFSPHWAVYVVPRYTYWALEESKIEEQTGWQLYEPASSTHHFTVKIGISYSF; encoded by the coding sequence ATGAAAAAGCTTATTATGGCCGTAATTGTCTGTCTCACTTTTTCCACAACTGCAATACATGCAGAAACAAGAATATCCCTTGGTGGAAATGTGGGTTACTTTCACTATAAGGAAACTCAATATGATACCACACTTTGTAAGGACTATGGATTTCTGCCCGGTGTGAACGCCGGGGTTTTGTTTAAAGAAAAGGCATGGTGGATAAGAGGAACCTTTGACCTGAATCTCACTCACGGCGCAACATATAAGGGCCAGACACAAACTGGAGAACCACTGAAATTTGATAATGAGCACGAAACCATCTGGACAATTGAGGGTAACATTGGATACACCTTCGCTGCTGACCTCACCTGGGGCATTCTTGATATAACTCCGTATACAGGTATCGGATACAGGCACTGGACAAGAGGAGAGGCAGATGCAGAAACTGGAAACTATGAAGAAGTTTACAAGTGGGTATTTCTTCCATTGGGAATAAATGTAATCTATAACTCCGACACAAGACCATGGTCCGCAGGGGTTGACCTTGCAGTCCTGTTTCCACTTTCTCCGAAACTTGATGTACATCTGCATGAACTTGATCCTGCTTTTGAGGATGTAAAGCTTGAACCGCAATGGCGGCCGGGGTTCAGGATACAAATACCTCTGTCCTATAAGTTCAGTCCACACTGGGCAGTCTATGTAGTTCCCCGGTATACATACTGGGCACTTGAGGAATCAAAAATAGAAGAGCAGACCGGATGGCAACTATATGAGCCAGCAAGCAGTACCCATCATTTCACCGTTAAGATCGGAATAAGTTATAGTTTCTGA
- a CDS encoding ParB/RepB/Spo0J family partition protein gives MEEKTIDIRLVKFDPVIYPRSTQSADEIERYAELIRTGTELPPIKLDHRYRIVDGYHRWQAHLKHHLKTIRVIFVDTADDFEALQMASYLNAVQGMPLTKNDRRKNAIKLYQMACHGFAPPSEKKMKEIARAVGVSWQTLYRWTAEVRKKRKHERAEKVTELRKQGKTQEETARILGISQRTVSDVERTTPFSENSQMRIFAREGKNNNSFGFTSRRECLAAMQELIKSDIPSCEEEIIQSKIISSYIQIKIERQRYGIDMETYRYFRQEIQKHTANILTEMDYLNNNVIGLLAQLKDVKLKLNISALFKNISDRFEEFKKHYRYVMGVPDFAESESKLDSQKKIIKIMTKMLQQKRRKK, from the coding sequence ATGGAAGAAAAAACTATTGATATCAGGCTAGTCAAATTTGACCCTGTCATTTACCCACGATCCACACAATCAGCAGATGAGATAGAACGATACGCAGAACTGATAAGAACAGGCACGGAGCTACCCCCAATCAAGCTTGACCACAGGTACCGGATTGTGGATGGTTATCACAGGTGGCAGGCACACCTGAAACATCACCTCAAGACAATAAGGGTTATCTTCGTGGACACAGCAGACGATTTTGAGGCCCTGCAAATGGCATCCTATCTCAATGCTGTTCAGGGTATGCCATTAACAAAAAACGACCGCAGGAAAAATGCAATAAAGCTCTATCAAATGGCGTGCCACGGATTCGCTCCACCTTCTGAGAAAAAAATGAAGGAAATTGCAAGGGCAGTGGGGGTATCATGGCAGACACTTTACAGGTGGACAGCTGAAGTCAGGAAAAAAAGAAAGCATGAAAGAGCAGAAAAAGTAACAGAACTACGCAAACAGGGAAAAACCCAGGAAGAAACCGCAAGAATCCTTGGCATTTCACAACGAACGGTCAGTGATGTGGAAAGGACAACCCCCTTTAGCGAAAATTCGCAAATGAGAATTTTTGCCAGGGAGGGGAAAAATAACAATTCCTTCGGTTTTACTTCCCGCAGGGAATGCCTGGCAGCCATGCAGGAATTAATAAAAAGCGATATTCCCTCTTGTGAGGAAGAAATAATTCAGAGCAAGATAATTTCCAGTTACATACAGATCAAAATAGAAAGACAACGCTATGGTATTGACATGGAAACATACAGATATTTCCGGCAGGAAATACAAAAGCATACTGCGAATATATTAACTGAAATGGATTACCTCAATAATAATGTAATAGGACTTCTGGCCCAGCTGAAAGACGTGAAGTTGAAACTGAACATAAGCGCCCTGTTCAAAAACATCTCTGACCGTTTTGAGGAATTCAAGAAACACTATCGGTATGTAATGGGAGTACCAGATTTTGCTGAAAGTGAAAGTAAACTTGACAGTCAGAAAAAGATAATCAAAATAATGACAAAAATGTTGCAACAAAAAAGGAGGAAAAAGTGA
- a CDS encoding metal-dependent hydrolase has translation MNNRSLSHFWAVYIAGYIAGCILLPPQWLGYLLYFTGGCLLHIFMDFLTPMGVPVLTPSRRRSISLFKTGSLKETFFTLCVFSLSVYLRGRMWLETQFPGLI, from the coding sequence ATTAACAACCGGAGCCTTTCTCATTTTTGGGCAGTGTATATCGCTGGGTATATCGCTGGATGTATACTCCTTCCACCACAATGGCTTGGATACCTCCTGTACTTTACTGGAGGGTGCTTACTGCATATTTTTATGGATTTTTTAACTCCCATGGGCGTCCCTGTGCTAACTCCCTCACGCCGAAGGAGCATTTCTCTTTTCAAAACTGGATCCCTCAAGGAAACATTCTTTACACTTTGTGTCTTTTCTTTGAGTGTGTATCTGAGAGGTAGAATGTGGCTTGAGACGCAATTCCCCGGATTGATATAA
- the dnaG gene encoding DNA primase, with translation MLRPADIKQSIDLVSIISESVQLKRSGRRLMGLCPFHSEKHPSFCVDPEKQLFYCHGCGAGGDVFNFVMKLHNYSFHEALTFLAEKAGIREIEDERLKFLKQLQTLFRKTLLLSQKAKIYLTKRKITPEKAEHFGMGLAPKNLLQILKEKNQLLQAQMSGFKNENFIRLLQGRLTLPFYDRCGNLVGFAARTLNNQVPKYINTEETEFFKKKNLLFGLNFLQHKEKVYIVEGYFDCISCLINGIPSVAAGSTSLTTHQAKLLKGFDRVVVAFDGDHAGKKATMRAFKILVAADIYPHAIFLPEGEDPDSLLRKGKKEQFLRLPEKDLFKLIINTIEKLPPQKAITKLNNLAGFLANIHSPLSKLLLQQIRKTFSIKIEKQTRKHLETEEQILQILLSSPELVENLEKRQLFEAMENSEIRKTLKYFAKHKTLPEGHTHMNLLARASIYPAQKNLIERAIRYLERKKVCREIVCPSEKS, from the coding sequence ATGCTAAGGCCGGCAGATATTAAACAGAGTATTGATCTGGTCAGTATCATCTCTGAATCAGTACAGCTGAAACGTAGCGGAAGACGCCTCATGGGACTCTGCCCGTTTCATTCAGAAAAACACCCCAGCTTCTGTGTAGACCCTGAAAAACAGCTTTTCTACTGCCACGGCTGCGGTGCAGGTGGAGACGTCTTTAACTTCGTAATGAAGCTCCATAACTATTCATTCCATGAAGCCCTTACCTTTCTTGCAGAAAAAGCAGGCATCAGGGAAATTGAAGATGAAAGGCTGAAATTCCTCAAGCAACTCCAGACACTATTCCGAAAAACCCTTCTTCTCTCACAGAAGGCAAAGATATATCTCACCAAAAGAAAGATAACCCCTGAAAAGGCAGAACATTTTGGCATGGGACTTGCCCCAAAAAACCTGCTTCAAATCCTCAAAGAAAAAAACCAGCTGCTTCAGGCACAGATGTCAGGTTTTAAAAACGAGAACTTTATTCGACTGCTTCAGGGAAGGCTCACGCTTCCTTTCTACGATAGATGCGGGAATCTGGTGGGGTTTGCTGCAAGAACACTGAATAATCAGGTCCCAAAATACATAAATACTGAAGAAACCGAGTTTTTCAAAAAGAAAAACCTCCTTTTTGGTCTTAACTTCCTCCAGCACAAAGAAAAAGTTTATATTGTAGAAGGGTATTTCGACTGTATCTCATGTTTGATTAACGGAATACCCTCTGTGGCCGCAGGCAGTACCTCTCTTACCACACATCAGGCAAAACTGCTCAAGGGTTTTGACAGGGTGGTTGTTGCTTTTGATGGAGATCATGCCGGGAAAAAGGCAACAATGCGTGCCTTTAAGATACTGGTAGCTGCCGATATCTACCCCCATGCCATCTTTTTGCCTGAAGGAGAAGACCCTGATTCACTGCTGAGAAAAGGCAAAAAAGAGCAATTCTTACGCCTTCCTGAAAAAGATCTTTTCAAACTCATCATAAACACAATTGAAAAACTCCCACCACAGAAAGCAATAACAAAACTGAACAATCTGGCAGGTTTTCTGGCAAATATACACTCACCTCTGTCAAAACTTCTCCTCCAACAGATCAGAAAAACCTTCTCCATAAAAATAGAAAAGCAAACAAGAAAACACCTGGAGACGGAAGAACAAATCCTTCAGATTCTCCTCTCCAGTCCAGAACTGGTAGAAAATCTTGAAAAAAGACAATTATTTGAGGCAATGGAAAATTCCGAAATAAGGAAAACACTTAAATATTTTGCAAAACATAAAACACTCCCCGAAGGACATACCCACATGAACCTGCTTGCCAGAGCCAGCATCTATCCAGCTCAAAAAAATCTCATAGAAAGGGCCATAAGATACCTTGAAAGAAAAAAAGTCTGCCGGGAAATAGTCTGCCCCTCTGAAAAATCATAG
- a CDS encoding sigma-70 family RNA polymerase sigma factor, giving the protein MTGKTTIDAIQDRIPENYRQYLKKIWPLAEKMAREYYPFVPKEIANSNSEKSQEQNAYRVFLAEVYQIAFLALARAKKTYDRKKGASFNSWVYFYLRQAMNETFTENNYFYIHSLPIRPDCKKDLISILKLRSDTFGNQKVALSSSMRTDLNRFLENHNYQVRVVGKSVEIAINGNEIILLKAKMKQYFRPISLETHDVENCRNNGNYDQNPIGENLLDNGLKQRVYFLIQYLPPIQRKVLVLLYGLWGCTPRNYAEVARQLQRTEQRIRQLEKEALATLRAKIRSQVNFY; this is encoded by the coding sequence GTGACAGGAAAAACCACAATAGATGCCATACAGGACCGGATACCAGAAAATTACCGGCAGTATCTGAAAAAAATCTGGCCACTGGCTGAAAAAATGGCCAGAGAATACTACCCGTTTGTTCCAAAAGAAATAGCAAATTCCAATTCTGAAAAATCTCAGGAACAAAACGCATACAGGGTATTCCTCGCCGAAGTATACCAGATAGCATTCCTGGCACTTGCCAGGGCAAAAAAAACCTATGACAGGAAAAAAGGAGCAAGTTTTAACTCATGGGTATACTTTTACCTCCGTCAGGCCATGAATGAAACCTTCACAGAAAACAACTATTTCTATATACACTCCTTACCAATCAGACCTGACTGTAAAAAAGACCTTATTTCCATCCTTAAACTTCGTTCTGATACCTTCGGTAATCAGAAAGTGGCTCTTTCATCTTCAATGCGCACAGACCTGAACAGATTCCTTGAAAATCATAACTACCAAGTAAGGGTGGTAGGAAAGTCTGTTGAAATTGCTATAAATGGAAATGAAATCATTTTATTGAAAGCAAAGATGAAACAGTATTTCCGCCCGATTTCCCTGGAAACTCACGATGTTGAAAATTGTAGAAATAATGGGAATTATGACCAGAACCCCATTGGAGAAAATCTCCTGGACAATGGGCTGAAACAACGTGTGTATTTCCTCATTCAGTATCTGCCACCCATTCAGAGAAAAGTCCTGGTGCTTCTTTATGGCCTCTGGGGATGCACGCCCAGAAACTATGCCGAAGTTGCCAGGCAGTTGCAGCGTACCGAGCAAAGAATACGTCAGCTGGAAAAAGAAGCCCTGGCCACACTCCGTGCAAAAATCAGGTCGCAGGTAAATTTTTATTAA
- a CDS encoding DEAD/DEAH box helicase, giving the protein MLTFQIENLYTKATGPGHEMHILRNILSCYVPGYSFTKAYKEGRWNGKKYFLTKKGFLPTGLLPYAIKKLPPWIQINKIDQRNIPQFTCRKPCVHQITLRPYQIGAISIACSKKRGVIQAPAGSGKTEIAIGIISSLSYPKTLYLVHQSDLMYQSAERIKKRLQCEPGLMGDGNYKEKRITVAMVQTLWPRIKEPLTELFLRSTELLIIDECHHASATTWYKIAMKTQAFFRFGLSATPLVANSLKNMKLAAATGPLIVKIREDKLVEHGYLCSPKIKIFNVQSPILPPYMSYPMAYERGIIRNATRNLLIEDLAKKLVAEGRTVLILVEAIEHGNRLAELLNAPFLSGKETRKIRKKTISSLSKKEIDILITTKIFDEGIDVPAISAVIMAAGGKSYVRCIQRIGRSMRTNESKKNPVIIDFLDNCHPHLKRHSLKRIKLYREKNYPISFLENQIPL; this is encoded by the coding sequence ATGCTTACATTTCAAATTGAAAATCTCTACACAAAAGCCACCGGGCCCGGGCATGAAATGCACATCCTGCGCAACATTCTGTCCTGCTATGTGCCTGGTTACAGTTTTACAAAAGCATACAAAGAGGGCAGGTGGAACGGTAAAAAGTATTTCCTCACGAAAAAGGGATTTCTTCCAACCGGACTTCTGCCCTATGCAATTAAAAAACTTCCTCCCTGGATACAGATAAACAAAATAGATCAAAGAAACATTCCTCAGTTCACCTGCAGGAAACCGTGTGTCCACCAGATTACCCTGAGACCCTATCAGATAGGAGCCATTTCCATTGCCTGCTCGAAAAAGAGGGGAGTAATCCAGGCCCCTGCCGGTAGCGGGAAAACAGAAATAGCCATTGGAATCATAAGCTCCCTTTCATACCCCAAGACTCTCTATCTTGTCCACCAGAGCGACCTTATGTACCAGAGCGCCGAACGAATTAAGAAAAGGCTCCAGTGCGAACCAGGACTCATGGGAGATGGAAATTATAAAGAGAAAAGAATAACAGTAGCCATGGTTCAGACACTCTGGCCCCGCATAAAGGAACCACTTACAGAGCTATTCCTGAGAAGCACAGAACTGCTTATTATTGACGAGTGTCATCACGCTTCAGCCACCACCTGGTATAAAATCGCAATGAAAACACAAGCATTCTTCAGATTCGGTCTTTCTGCTACTCCACTGGTTGCAAACTCACTGAAGAATATGAAGCTGGCAGCCGCCACAGGACCTCTTATTGTAAAGATCAGGGAGGACAAACTTGTTGAACATGGCTATCTGTGCTCCCCCAAAATAAAAATCTTCAATGTCCAGTCTCCAATTCTTCCACCATACATGTCATACCCCATGGCCTATGAACGGGGAATTATAAGAAATGCCACAAGAAATCTCCTGATAGAAGACCTGGCAAAAAAACTCGTTGCAGAGGGAAGAACAGTCCTTATCCTGGTTGAAGCGATAGAACATGGCAACAGGCTTGCCGAGCTACTCAACGCCCCATTCCTGAGCGGGAAGGAGACAAGAAAAATAAGAAAGAAGACCATTTCCTCACTCTCAAAAAAAGAAATAGACATACTCATTACCACCAAAATCTTCGACGAAGGAATAGATGTGCCAGCCATTTCCGCAGTCATCATGGCTGCCGGGGGAAAATCCTATGTACGGTGTATACAGCGCATAGGAAGAAGCATGAGAACAAATGAAAGTAAAAAGAACCCTGTAATTATTGACTTTCTGGATAACTGCCATCCACACCTCAAGCGGCATTCCCTGAAAAGAATCAAACTCTACAGAGAAAAAAATTACCCCATTTCATTCCTCGAAAATCAAATACCCCTGTAA
- the istB gene encoding IS21-like element helper ATPase IstB, whose protein sequence is METERIKEQLKRLSLYRIAEIFEEEAAKASKVKTSYIGFLARLVEEEVLAKTDRSINARIAKAKFPQIKTIEGFDFSFQPSIPEAFIKELAELSFIGKAENVLFLGPPGVGKTHLSIALGLKACEKRKRVLFTYANELIEQLMAARVNGSFGKKLQILGRLELLIIDELGYLPINKEGANLFFQLISKRYEKGSIIISSNKPFEEWGEIFCDDVIASAILDRLLHHSHIIAINGPSYRTKEKMGATSNN, encoded by the coding sequence ATGGAAACAGAAAGAATAAAAGAACAACTTAAAAGACTCTCACTCTATCGTATAGCAGAGATATTTGAAGAAGAAGCAGCAAAGGCTTCAAAGGTAAAAACAAGTTATATTGGATTTTTGGCCCGGCTTGTGGAAGAAGAAGTTTTGGCAAAGACAGATCGTTCTATCAATGCAAGGATAGCTAAGGCAAAATTTCCACAAATAAAGACCATAGAGGGATTTGACTTTTCCTTTCAACCTTCTATTCCAGAGGCCTTCATTAAAGAATTGGCAGAATTAAGTTTTATAGGAAAGGCAGAAAATGTGCTTTTTCTTGGTCCCCCTGGAGTAGGAAAGACTCATCTATCTATTGCCTTGGGTCTTAAGGCTTGTGAGAAAAGGAAAAGAGTACTTTTTACCTACGCCAATGAACTTATTGAGCAACTTATGGCTGCTAGAGTAAATGGTTCATTTGGGAAGAAGCTTCAAATTTTAGGTCGTCTTGAACTGCTTATTATAGATGAACTTGGTTATTTACCCATAAACAAGGAAGGGGCTAATCTATTTTTTCAGCTTATTAGTAAGAGGTATGAAAAGGGGTCTATTATAATCAGCTCAAACAAACCTTTTGAAGAATGGGGAGAAATATTTTGTGATGATGTAATTGCCTCAGCGATACTTGACAGGCTTTTGCATCATAGTCATATTATTGCCATTAATGGCCCTAGTTATAGAACAAAGGAGAAAATGGGAGCTACGAGTAATAACTAA
- a CDS encoding lytic transglycosylase domain-containing protein — translation MEFMNVLDSSRGQCDRFKTIIFPLLLVLTWHTCSFSFCFTRAGEHYGISPLILKAISKVESNYNPYATNYNKDGSIDYCHMQINSYWVKHLGYRWRFLNNPCYCTMVGAWILKQCINKYGYTWDAVACYHTGKSLKELKGKRKEKAKKYIKKIVRAIQQIAQ, via the coding sequence ATGGAATTTATGAATGTACTGGACAGCAGCAGAGGTCAATGTGATAGGTTCAAGACAATAATTTTCCCTCTGCTACTGGTTTTAACCTGGCATACCTGCTCTTTCAGCTTCTGTTTCACCAGAGCAGGAGAACATTATGGGATCTCGCCCCTGATTCTTAAGGCCATTTCAAAAGTAGAAAGCAACTACAATCCATATGCCACCAACTATAACAAAGATGGTTCTATAGACTACTGCCACATGCAGATAAATAGCTACTGGGTAAAACACCTGGGTTACAGGTGGCGGTTTCTCAATAACCCATGCTACTGCACTATGGTGGGAGCGTGGATATTAAAACAGTGCATAAATAAATATGGCTACACATGGGATGCAGTCGCCTGTTACCATACAGGAAAATCACTCAAGGAATTGAAGGGAAAAAGAAAAGAAAAAGCCAAGAAATACATAAAGAAAATAGTTAGAGCCATCCAACAAATAGCACAATAA
- a CDS encoding ParB/RepB/Spo0J family partition protein, with amino-acid sequence MNPEEQSFLVEAIKNVGFFVPVVISDNKIVCGRERVKAAIAAGKETIPALKINASEQKLRLIALVENVARKVPSGVDYKRAMDRYQELRVKPGEIIVPLNPEQAVDHIEHLPDQYKEEISKVYGEEAQKIYINMKSQLHHLAGLIKNRINELTETIRNQKTELQALKLEYEEEKQKLTSQSTDKLFEYRKRIADLESQLKQKESTLKAEIEILRSELEDAASRKKEIERLYNEAEKRLKTRPVVEKYPEDYKRLKEETARLKKRIKEFEDSTDIVQRYDKHRDALYAAFSFLKMHIPSLKKTIPQVEIKTLIDHLKTLTKILEKEIEHEKT; translated from the coding sequence ATGAACCCTGAGGAACAGTCCTTCCTTGTTGAGGCAATAAAGAATGTTGGTTTTTTTGTTCCCGTAGTTATCTCTGACAATAAAATTGTCTGCGGCAGAGAGAGGGTAAAGGCAGCCATAGCCGCAGGTAAAGAGACCATTCCAGCCCTTAAGATCAATGCTTCTGAACAAAAACTCAGGCTTATAGCGCTTGTTGAAAATGTAGCCAGGAAGGTGCCAAGTGGAGTGGATTACAAAAGGGCTATGGACCGCTATCAAGAATTGAGGGTCAAGCCAGGGGAAATTATTGTTCCCCTTAACCCAGAACAGGCAGTAGACCACATTGAACACCTGCCAGATCAATATAAAGAGGAAATTTCAAAGGTTTACGGTGAAGAGGCACAGAAGATTTATATAAATATGAAGTCCCAGCTTCACCACCTGGCAGGTCTTATCAAAAATAGAATTAATGAGCTTACTGAAACCATCCGCAACCAAAAAACTGAGCTTCAGGCATTGAAGCTTGAGTATGAAGAAGAAAAGCAAAAACTTACCAGCCAGTCTACGGATAAACTCTTTGAATACAGAAAAAGGATCGCAGACCTTGAATCACAGCTTAAGCAAAAGGAAAGCACCCTGAAGGCCGAAATAGAAATTCTAAGATCCGAGCTTGAGGACGCAGCATCCAGGAAGAAGGAAATTGAAAGATTATACAATGAGGCAGAAAAAAGGCTTAAGACAAGACCGGTTGTTGAAAAATATCCAGAGGACTATAAGAGACTAAAAGAAGAAACTGCCCGCCTTAAGAAACGTATAAAGGAATTTGAAGACAGCACTGACATAGTTCAGAGGTACGATAAGCATAGAGACGCACTGTATGCAGCCTTCTCCTTTTTAAAAATGCATATTCCTTCCCTCAAAAAAACCATCCCACAGGTGGAAATAAAAACCCTGATTGACCATCTCAAGACTCTTACTAAAATACTTGAGAAGGAGATAGAGCATGAAAAAACTTAG